A region from the Anaerolineae bacterium genome encodes:
- a CDS encoding amidohydrolase family protein, with the protein MTAFDANLVLGQLGWRPVGVDSAEQMLRSMDRFGIERGLVSHLTACMHEPEAGNRALFDAVAGHAKRLLPVPVVDLNDGGRWRARVEEWTELGVRAVRIAPAFYRNRLDGDEASALAEAALARGWPVVVALNTARGVPWAGGQPNQALELAQRFPELKVLMVGANRSQWYEIIAALRRAPNLYLELSNLETGLALEQLVQTGFGPRVLNGSNYGISYANVCMERIRCASVDDRVKHAVLCGNALSLLGEPDSP; encoded by the coding sequence ATGACTGCCTTCGATGCCAACCTGGTCCTGGGTCAGTTGGGATGGCGTCCCGTCGGGGTGGATTCAGCCGAGCAGATGCTCCGCAGCATGGATCGGTTCGGCATCGAGCGGGGTCTGGTCTCTCACCTAACCGCGTGCATGCACGAGCCGGAAGCAGGGAACCGGGCCTTGTTCGATGCCGTGGCCGGGCACGCGAAGCGTCTCCTGCCCGTCCCCGTGGTGGACCTGAACGATGGGGGTCGATGGCGAGCCAGGGTCGAGGAATGGACGGAACTGGGGGTGCGGGCCGTCCGTATCGCCCCCGCCTTCTACCGCAACCGACTGGACGGCGACGAGGCCAGTGCCCTAGCCGAGGCAGCACTGGCGCGTGGCTGGCCCGTGGTCGTGGCGCTCAACACCGCCCGCGGTGTACCCTGGGCCGGCGGCCAGCCGAACCAGGCCCTGGAGCTGGCTCAGAGGTTCCCCGAGCTCAAGGTACTGATGGTGGGCGCCAACCGGAGCCAGTGGTACGAGATCATCGCCGCTCTGCGGAGAGCACCGAACCTGTACCTGGAACTCTCCAACCTGGAGACTGGGCTAGCACTGGAACAACTGGTGCAAACGGGCTTCGGCCCTCGCGTGCTGAATGGCAGCAATTATGGTATATCTTATGCTAACGTATGTATGGAGAGGATCCGCTGCGCCAGCGTAGACGACCGCGTGAAGCACGCCGTCCTGTGCGGTAACGCTCTGTCGTTACTGGGCGAGCCCGACAGCCCTTAG
- a CDS encoding ABC transporter permease codes for MTQAGVATTEWQEAPDREETASVFVASQWKLMYWRFRKHKLAVFSVIVLSVLYTVAIFADFFAPYDHNKQNTKLLFVPPRTIHFRDTEGNFSLRPFVYGLEQHVDSRTLTKTYTDDTSVKHYIQFFVHGDPYSMFGLIESDLHLFGLEGGERSLFLIGSDRMGRDMLSRIIHGGRISLSVGFVGIIISLVLGVLIGGASGYYGGVVDTIVQRVIEFLRSIPEIPLWMALAAALPVYWSPVKIYFSILVILSFIHWTGLARVVRGRFLSLREEDFVVAARISGASEFRIIVRHLVPSFLSYLIANLTLAIPGMILGETSLSFLGVGMRPPAVSWGVILNEAQKLRVVAQAPWLLLPGAFVVIAVLGFNFVGDGLRDAADPYAR; via the coding sequence ATGACCCAAGCTGGTGTGGCCACCACCGAGTGGCAGGAGGCACCGGATCGCGAGGAGACGGCGAGCGTGTTCGTGGCCTCGCAGTGGAAGCTCATGTACTGGCGCTTCCGCAAGCACAAGCTGGCCGTGTTCAGCGTGATTGTGCTGTCAGTTCTGTACACGGTCGCCATATTCGCTGACTTCTTCGCGCCTTACGACCACAACAAGCAAAACACCAAGTTGCTCTTCGTGCCGCCACGGACCATCCATTTCCGAGACACCGAGGGCAACTTCAGTCTCCGTCCGTTCGTCTACGGGCTGGAGCAACACGTAGACTCGCGCACCCTTACCAAGACCTATACCGACGACACGAGCGTCAAGCACTACATCCAGTTCTTCGTGCACGGCGATCCCTACAGTATGTTCGGGCTCATCGAGAGCGACCTGCACCTCTTCGGCTTGGAAGGCGGCGAGCGATCGTTGTTCCTGATCGGTAGCGACCGTATGGGCAGGGACATGCTCTCTCGCATCATTCACGGAGGTCGCATCTCTCTGTCGGTGGGCTTCGTGGGCATAATCATCTCTCTGGTGTTGGGGGTGCTGATCGGCGGGGCCTCGGGCTACTACGGCGGCGTAGTGGATACCATCGTCCAGCGCGTGATCGAGTTCCTCCGCTCTATACCTGAGATACCGCTGTGGATGGCGCTGGCGGCCGCCCTGCCCGTGTACTGGTCGCCCGTGAAGATCTACTTCTCCATCCTGGTCATACTGTCCTTCATTCACTGGACCGGTCTGGCGAGGGTGGTGCGCGGTCGCTTCCTCTCTCTGCGCGAGGAGGACTTCGTAGTCGCGGCCCGCATCTCGGGCGCCTCGGAGTTTCGCATCATCGTGCGGCATCTGGTGCCCTCGTTTCTCAGCTACCTGATCGCCAACCTCACGCTTGCCATTCCCGGCATGATCCTCGGGGAGACTTCGCTCAGCTTCCTGGGGGTGGGCATGCGGCCGCCGGCGGTCAGCTGGGGGGTGATCTTGAACGAGGCGCAGAAGCTGCGCGTGGTTGCGCAGGCCCCCTGGCTCCTGTTGCCGGGCGCCTTCGTCGTTATCGCGGTGCTGGGCTTCAACTTCGTGGGCGACGGCCTGCGCGACGCCGCCGACCCGTACGCGCGGTAG
- the lysS gene encoding homocitrate synthase, translated as MPLNDFAIIESTLREGEQFVGANFTPEQKVQIAQALSEFGVEYIELTSPAASPQSFEDCRRVARLGLKCKVLTHIRCAMSDARLAVESGVDGIDVVFGTSALLRQYSHGKSIQEITDAAIEVVSFIKDQGLEVRFSSEDSFRSDSKDLFHIYSAVDQIGVNRIGLADTVGVATPMQVHRLVSTLRDVVYADIEFHAHNDTGCAIANSFAALDAGATHIDTSVLGIGERNGITPLGGFVARMYSLDRELVKRKYRLEMLRDLDRMVAEFVGIAVPFNNYITGITAFTHKAGIHAKAVLNRPETYEILNPQDFGMTRYISIAHRLTGWNAVKDRAEQLGLDLSDDEVKAITAHIKALADTRPLHLGDVDHLLRQWVENGGRLLQDSPEEDGVE; from the coding sequence ATGCCGCTGAACGACTTCGCCATCATCGAGTCCACCCTGCGCGAGGGGGAGCAGTTCGTAGGCGCCAACTTCACCCCCGAGCAGAAGGTCCAGATCGCTCAGGCGCTGAGCGAGTTCGGGGTGGAGTACATCGAGCTCACTTCGCCGGCTGCCAGCCCCCAGAGCTTTGAGGACTGTCGCCGCGTGGCCAGGCTGGGGCTGAAGTGCAAGGTGCTGACTCATATTCGCTGCGCCATGAGCGACGCCCGGTTAGCGGTCGAGAGCGGCGTGGACGGGATAGACGTCGTATTTGGCACCTCGGCGCTGCTCCGGCAGTACAGCCACGGCAAGAGCATCCAGGAGATCACCGATGCTGCCATCGAGGTGGTCTCTTTCATCAAGGATCAGGGGCTGGAGGTCCGCTTCAGCTCCGAGGACAGCTTCCGCAGTGACTCGAAGGATCTGTTCCACATCTACAGCGCCGTAGACCAGATCGGCGTGAACAGGATCGGATTGGCGGATACCGTAGGTGTGGCTACGCCCATGCAAGTGCACCGTCTGGTCAGCACTCTGCGGGACGTGGTGTACGCCGACATCGAGTTCCACGCTCACAACGATACTGGGTGCGCCATCGCCAACAGCTTCGCCGCCCTCGACGCTGGCGCTACCCACATCGACACCAGTGTACTCGGGATTGGCGAGCGTAACGGCATTACTCCTCTCGGTGGCTTCGTGGCTCGCATGTACTCGCTGGACCGGGAGCTCGTGAAGCGGAAGTACCGGCTGGAGATGCTTCGCGACCTGGACCGCATGGTGGCCGAGTTCGTGGGCATCGCTGTGCCTTTCAACAACTACATCACCGGCATCACCGCCTTCACCCACAAGGCTGGCATCCACGCCAAGGCCGTACTCAACCGGCCAGAGACGTACGAAATCCTGAACCCGCAGGACTTCGGCATGACCCGCTATATCTCCATCGCCCACCGGCTAACTGGCTGGAATGCGGTCAAGGATCGGGCCGAGCAGCTGGGCCTCGACCTCAGCGACGACGAAGTCAAGGCGATAACGGCGCACATCAAGGCCCTGGCCGATACCAGGCCGCTGCACCTGGGCGACGTGGATCACCTACTGCGGCAGTGGGTGGAGAACGGGGGCCGGCTTCTGCAAGACTCCCCTGAGGAGGATGGTGTTGAGTAG
- a CDS encoding ABC transporter permease: protein MLRYILRRFVFMIPTLLAISVVTFVIIQLPPGDWLTSYIARLSSTGETVDQATIESLKVRYGLGQPIYLQYAKWMRNLLRGDFGQSFEWNKPVIDLLMEPMALTFVISFLALIIHWITAFPIGVYSAVKQYSVGDYLFTGMAFLGAAIPQFLVALVLMWFVFVKTGTNITGLFSPEYREAAWSLGKVVDLLKHAVLPVLILGLLGSAGLIRTMRAMMLDELHKPYVVTARAKGLKENRVIIKYPVRVALNPFVSTVGWSLPGLISGTTIISIVLGLPTTGPILLHSLMSQDMYLAGSFLMLLSFLTVLGTLISDVLLAWLDPRIRLSD, encoded by the coding sequence ATGCTACGGTATATCCTGCGTCGGTTCGTTTTCATGATTCCGACCCTGCTGGCGATCTCGGTCGTGACTTTCGTCATCATTCAGTTGCCACCAGGCGACTGGTTGACCTCGTACATCGCTCGCCTGAGCAGCACGGGAGAGACGGTAGATCAGGCCACCATCGAGTCGCTCAAGGTGCGCTACGGCCTCGGCCAGCCGATCTACCTGCAGTACGCCAAGTGGATGCGCAACCTGCTTCGAGGTGACTTCGGTCAGTCGTTCGAATGGAACAAACCGGTCATAGACCTGCTCATGGAGCCGATGGCTCTCACCTTCGTCATTTCCTTCTTAGCTCTCATCATCCACTGGATCACTGCTTTTCCCATCGGCGTATACTCGGCGGTGAAGCAGTACAGCGTAGGGGATTACCTGTTCACCGGCATGGCCTTCCTAGGGGCCGCTATTCCTCAGTTCCTGGTGGCGCTGGTCCTCATGTGGTTTGTCTTCGTAAAGACGGGCACCAACATCACGGGGCTGTTTTCGCCTGAGTACCGCGAGGCAGCCTGGAGCCTGGGTAAGGTGGTGGACCTGCTCAAGCATGCAGTGTTGCCCGTACTGATTCTGGGATTGCTAGGAAGCGCTGGACTCATCCGCACCATGCGGGCCATGATGTTGGACGAGCTACACAAGCCATACGTGGTGACCGCGCGGGCCAAAGGCCTCAAAGAGAACCGCGTCATCATCAAGTACCCGGTCCGGGTAGCGCTCAACCCCTTCGTCAGCACCGTGGGCTGGTCGCTCCCGGGGCTCATCTCGGGTACCACCATCATCTCCATCGTGCTCGGCCTTCCCACCACTGGCCCCATCCTGCTCCACTCGCTCATGAGCCAGGACATGTACCTGGCGGGCAGCTTCCTGATGCTTCTGAGCTTCCTGACAGTCCTGGGAACCCTGATATCCGACGTCTTGCTGGCCTGGCTCGATCCGCGTATCCGGCTCAGCGATTAG
- a CDS encoding ABC transporter substrate-binding protein, producing MADSVLTRRSFLRTAGVATTAAAVAACGSRPAPTATPEPTAPPAQATQPPEATTAPEATAAPEATAAPASKYTEAPSLAARVAAGELPPVEERLPKEPVIVEPYEEIGQYSDDLHRVLTGPADLTGHRILLYEAFTRWDYHGEELKAIPNIAKGWDVTDDGRTYTFYLREGMRWSDGEPFTADDIMFWYQDMALNKELMPTFPAWLVVGGEPVVIEKVDDYTVTFKFAAPYGILIEFLAFQGPGIIAPKHYLSQFHPNYADADELAAKIKEAGFEHWYELFANRNDTMNNPDCPVLWAWKVETPFPAQRMTSVRNPYYWKVDTAGQQLPYFERVVVDLAENNEVIMMKTIAGEVDYQYRHMGFANYSLLTENAEAGGYEVRHWIGGPFPCVYVNQSWPDDPVRAIFQTKEFRHALSYGLNREEMNDLFWFSLATPGNPVGSTRDPFYKEGYGTTAIEYDPDRANELLDSIGLDQRDDDGFRLRPDGERLQLLLECYPSEMGVPVIDIFSQVASYWQQLGIDAQAREIERSLWSQRALANESMMPSYDIAKILWILDPVWFVPYGSCYWAPAYAQWALNPEAGMEPPDEIKEIIDWYNQLKQEPDEAKRLELGRKILDRHNENVYIIGTCSIDIQPMIVKNGIVNAPVAAPAEYRTYHEGIGWPFQLWRRQ from the coding sequence ATGGCCGACAGCGTGTTGACCCGACGTTCGTTCCTTCGCACGGCCGGAGTAGCCACTACAGCAGCAGCGGTAGCCGCGTGCGGCTCCCGCCCCGCCCCCACAGCGACCCCGGAACCCACTGCGCCTCCTGCTCAGGCAACTCAACCTCCCGAGGCCACCACAGCGCCCGAAGCCACCGCCGCGCCAGAAGCGACGGCTGCCCCGGCCTCCAAGTACACCGAGGCTCCCAGCCTGGCCGCGAGAGTGGCCGCGGGCGAGCTACCCCCGGTGGAGGAGCGCCTGCCCAAGGAGCCCGTCATCGTCGAGCCCTACGAGGAGATCGGTCAGTACTCGGACGACCTGCACCGCGTGCTCACCGGCCCTGCCGACCTCACCGGGCATCGGATCCTGCTGTACGAGGCCTTCACCCGCTGGGACTACCACGGCGAGGAGCTCAAGGCCATCCCCAACATAGCCAAGGGATGGGACGTCACCGACGATGGTCGCACCTACACCTTCTACCTGCGCGAGGGCATGAGGTGGTCTGACGGTGAGCCCTTCACCGCCGACGACATCATGTTCTGGTACCAGGACATGGCCCTCAACAAGGAGCTCATGCCCACCTTCCCCGCCTGGCTGGTGGTGGGAGGTGAGCCGGTGGTAATCGAGAAGGTGGACGACTACACCGTCACCTTCAAGTTCGCTGCTCCCTACGGCATCCTCATCGAGTTCTTGGCCTTCCAGGGACCGGGAATCATCGCCCCCAAGCACTACTTGTCCCAGTTCCATCCCAACTACGCCGATGCCGACGAGTTGGCCGCCAAGATCAAGGAGGCCGGGTTCGAGCACTGGTACGAGCTGTTCGCCAACCGCAACGACACCATGAACAACCCCGATTGCCCGGTCCTCTGGGCCTGGAAGGTGGAGACTCCCTTCCCCGCCCAGCGCATGACCAGCGTCCGCAACCCTTACTACTGGAAGGTGGACACCGCCGGGCAGCAGCTGCCCTACTTCGAGCGAGTAGTGGTTGATCTAGCCGAGAACAACGAAGTGATCATGATGAAGACCATCGCCGGCGAAGTAGACTACCAGTACCGGCACATGGGCTTCGCCAACTACTCGCTCCTCACCGAGAACGCCGAGGCCGGCGGCTATGAGGTGCGGCACTGGATCGGTGGCCCCTTCCCCTGCGTCTACGTCAACCAGAGCTGGCCCGATGATCCAGTGCGGGCGATCTTCCAGACCAAGGAATTCCGCCACGCCCTGTCTTACGGCCTGAACCGGGAAGAGATGAACGACCTCTTCTGGTTCAGCCTGGCCACGCCCGGCAACCCGGTGGGCAGCACCCGTGACCCCTTCTACAAAGAGGGCTACGGCACCACCGCCATCGAGTACGACCCGGACCGGGCCAACGAGCTCCTGGACAGCATCGGACTGGACCAGCGGGACGACGACGGCTTCCGGCTGCGGCCAGATGGTGAACGCCTGCAGCTCTTGCTGGAGTGCTATCCCAGCGAGATGGGTGTGCCGGTCATAGACATCTTCAGCCAGGTGGCCAGCTACTGGCAGCAGCTGGGCATAGACGCTCAGGCCCGGGAGATCGAGCGCTCCTTGTGGAGCCAGCGCGCCCTTGCCAACGAGAGCATGATGCCCTCGTACGACATCGCCAAGATCCTCTGGATCCTCGACCCAGTGTGGTTCGTTCCCTACGGCAGCTGCTACTGGGCTCCGGCCTATGCTCAGTGGGCCCTCAACCCCGAGGCGGGGATGGAGCCGCCGGATGAGATCAAGGAGATCATCGACTGGTACAACCAGCTCAAGCAGGAGCCGGACGAGGCCAAGCGGTTGGAGCTGGGCCGCAAGATCCTGGATCGGCATAACGAAAACGTCTACATCATCGGCACCTGCTCGATAGACATCCAGCCGATGATCGTAAAGAACGGCATCGTCAACGCCCCGGTGGCGGCTCCGGCGGAGTACCGCACCTACCACGAGGGCATCGGCTGGCCGTTCCAACTCTGGCGCCGCCAGTGA
- a CDS encoding amidohydrolase yields the protein MILDVHAHVGVTWPEEGVRPTVADAIGMMDRAGVDMACTSASRYLRCDMREGNRVTLEVVRAYPDRLIGFVILSPRHVEESLTEADRYLGHEGFRGIKVHRSHNNVAYDDSRYDPIYAKGEEYGVPVLAHTFSPAEVQQVVAAARRHPRVSFIVGHSGGYAWADCLADAASVPNTYLDICASCADVGRIEAFVAAVGPERVLYGTDNPFLEPSHCLAQVRAADLTELERDLILGANAARLVGIGR from the coding sequence ATGATACTGGACGTTCATGCGCACGTCGGGGTGACCTGGCCCGAGGAGGGAGTCCGACCCACGGTGGCCGACGCCATCGGTATGATGGATCGGGCCGGCGTGGACATGGCCTGCACCTCGGCCAGTCGCTACCTGCGCTGCGATATGAGGGAGGGGAACCGGGTCACCCTCGAGGTGGTCCGGGCCTACCCCGATCGGCTCATCGGGTTCGTGATCCTGAGCCCGCGCCATGTCGAGGAGTCGCTGACGGAGGCAGATCGCTACCTGGGCCATGAGGGCTTCAGAGGCATCAAGGTGCATCGCTCCCACAATAACGTTGCCTACGATGACTCCCGCTACGACCCCATCTATGCCAAGGGCGAGGAGTACGGAGTCCCCGTGTTGGCTCACACTTTTTCCCCGGCCGAGGTGCAGCAGGTAGTGGCTGCCGCCCGCCGTCATCCGCGGGTCAGCTTCATCGTAGGCCATTCCGGCGGCTACGCCTGGGCCGACTGCCTGGCGGACGCGGCTTCCGTCCCCAACACCTACCTCGACATCTGCGCTTCCTGCGCCGACGTGGGCCGCATTGAAGCTTTCGTCGCCGCCGTGGGGCCCGAACGCGTGCTCTACGGCACCGACAATCCGTTCCTGGAGCCCTCCCACTGCCTGGCTCAGGTTCGGGCCGCCGACCTGACGGAGCTCGAACGCGATCTGATACTGGGCGCGAACGCGGCCAGACTCGTGGGGATCGGCCGATGA